One part of the Streptococcus sp. oral taxon 431 genome encodes these proteins:
- a CDS encoding alpha/beta hydrolase has protein sequence MKYHEFGDKNLPPILLIHGGGSSWWNYLRQARILSEEYRIILPTLNGHGEEYQLDYVSTEDSALEILDYIKANCGGKLFAIGGVSLGGQIAMELLSLDSEIAEKAIIDGSLCIPQPRLAKISIFLVSLFGKLMFSKFSCKLQLSIMNKIYPKLAYPEEIKDYYLEDLPRMPIKTLVTIYKTYMGRYKLKDTISASKSQVLYIYGEKESNYVKESAKLFHQLHSNTILYEAKGYNHGYLSAYLPQEWVDLVVPFLKSNPLEI, from the coding sequence ATGAAATACCATGAATTTGGTGATAAGAATTTGCCTCCTATTTTACTGATACATGGTGGTGGCAGTTCTTGGTGGAATTATCTTCGTCAAGCACGAATCTTGTCAGAAGAATACCGTATTATTCTACCCACTTTGAATGGCCACGGCGAGGAATATCAACTTGATTATGTTTCAACTGAAGATTCTGCTTTGGAGATTCTAGACTATATCAAAGCAAACTGTGGTGGTAAATTGTTTGCGATTGGTGGTGTTTCACTTGGTGGTCAAATTGCCATGGAGCTTTTGTCCTTAGACAGCGAGATAGCTGAGAAAGCCATCATAGACGGAAGCCTCTGTATTCCTCAACCAAGGTTGGCTAAAATAAGCATCTTTCTAGTATCTCTATTTGGTAAACTAATGTTTAGTAAATTCTCTTGCAAACTTCAGTTAAGCATAATGAACAAAATATATCCTAAACTCGCTTATCCAGAGGAAATAAAAGATTATTATTTGGAGGATCTGCCAAGGATGCCTATCAAAACATTAGTGACCATTTATAAAACCTATATGGGGCGTTACAAGCTCAAGGACACGATTTCTGCAAGCAAGTCGCAGGTTCTGTATATCTATGGTGAAAAAGAATCGAACTATGTGAAAGAGTCAGCGAAATTATTTCATCAGCTACATTCAAATACAATTTTGTATGAAGCAAAGGGCTATAACCACGGCTATTTATCGGCTTACCTGCCTCAAGAGTGGGTTGATTTGGTGGTACCATTTTTAAAGAGCAATCCATTGGAAATCTGA
- a CDS encoding GntR family transcriptional regulator: protein MNIQINNSNDDPIYLQIKNQIKAQIISGELKVGEQLPSIRFLAKELRVSMITAKRAFDELELDGFINSVQGKGNFVAAQNKELIREEYLKRIESKMQDIVELSAIAGVSNDELVEMFSSYMEGKYE, encoded by the coding sequence GTGAATATACAAATTAATAATTCAAATGATGATCCGATTTATTTGCAGATAAAAAATCAAATAAAGGCTCAGATTATTTCGGGAGAATTAAAGGTTGGCGAGCAATTGCCATCAATCAGATTTTTGGCAAAAGAACTTCGAGTGAGTATGATAACTGCTAAAAGAGCTTTTGATGAACTGGAACTTGATGGTTTCATTAATTCAGTTCAAGGTAAAGGTAATTTTGTTGCGGCTCAGAACAAAGAGCTTATTCGAGAAGAATATTTGAAACGAATCGAATCAAAGATGCAAGATATTGTTGAGCTTTCAGCAATTGCAGGTGTATCCAATGATGAGTTGGTAGAGATGTTTAGTAGTTACATGGAGGGGAAATATGAGTGA
- a CDS encoding ABC transporter ATP-binding protein yields the protein MSDYAIEIKNLVKKFDSFTLGPIDLSIPKGTIVGYIGQNGAGKSTTIKLLLGLLKKDSGEIKILGYDNPNSIELKDKIGVVFDDLLVPEEMTLVDLEKFCSRVYSKWDRDFFYQLKKKFNLSEKQFIKSYSRGMRMKLSMAVALSHNADILILDEATSGLDPIVREEILDFLLDFMQDENHTILISSHILSDLEKVADYIAFINDGKVLFVEPKDELKENYGICTLSNEEVKDLNVEAIIGRRIHSFGQELLVKRNLVPDEIRLQKPSIEDIMIYFVKGDKR from the coding sequence ATGAGTGATTATGCTATTGAAATCAAAAACTTGGTTAAAAAGTTTGATAGCTTTACATTAGGACCGATAGATTTGTCTATTCCTAAAGGGACTATCGTCGGATACATTGGTCAAAATGGAGCAGGTAAAAGTACAACTATAAAATTATTGTTAGGATTACTTAAGAAAGATTCAGGAGAAATTAAAATTTTAGGTTATGATAATCCTAACAGTATTGAATTGAAAGATAAAATCGGAGTAGTGTTTGATGACTTACTAGTACCAGAAGAGATGACACTTGTTGATTTGGAAAAATTTTGTTCCAGGGTTTATTCAAAGTGGGATAGAGATTTTTTCTATCAACTAAAAAAGAAATTTAATTTATCAGAAAAGCAGTTTATTAAAAGTTATTCTCGTGGAATGAGAATGAAATTATCGATGGCAGTAGCTTTATCTCATAATGCAGACATTCTTATATTGGATGAAGCTACGAGTGGTTTGGATCCAATAGTAAGGGAAGAAATTTTAGATTTTCTTCTTGACTTTATGCAAGATGAAAATCATACAATTTTAATATCGTCACATATCCTATCCGATTTAGAGAAGGTAGCAGATTATATTGCTTTTATCAATGATGGTAAAGTTCTTTTTGTTGAACCAAAGGATGAACTCAAGGAAAACTATGGTATCTGTACTTTATCTAATGAAGAAGTTAAAGATCTTAATGTGGAAGCCATAATTGGGAGAAGGATACACTCATTTGGACAAGAGTTACTTGTTAAAAGAAATCTTGTTCCGGATGAAATAAGATTACAAAAACCATCTATCGAAGATATTATGATTTATTTTGTGAAAGGAGATAAAAGATAA